The Streptomyces tubercidicus DNA segment CACCCAGGGAGTGTTCGGTGGCGACCACGGCCCGTACACCGGCCAGCCGGGCGGCGACCCGGCCGTATACGCAGGCCCGGTAGAGGTGGGTGTGCACCAGGTCGTAGCCGCCGTCGCGGATCAGCCGGGTGAGGCGGGGGAGCGCGGTCAGGTCCCGGTTGCCGGTCATCCCGAGGTGGGTGACGGGGGTGCCGTCGGCCTCGATGCCCTCGGCGACCGGGCCCGGATTCGTCAGGGTGAGGACCTCGCTGTGCACGGGGAGCCGGCGCAGCAGCAGCCGCAGCTGCTGTTCGGCGCCGCCCACGTCGAGGTCTGTGATCACATGCAGAACCTTCACCGGGTGCCTCCAGAGGTAGCGGCCGGGGTGGTGGTCCGGTCGGGGGGCAGGGCACGGCGCCGCAGCGGATGCCGGGCGCGGTCACGGGAGCCCGGCGGATACCGGGCGTGCTCGCCCCCGGGTCGGCCGGGCGGGACGGGCACCGCGGAGGTGCGGCCGTGGCGGCGCGGCGGCGCGCCCGCGCTCATCTGCCCTCCAGCCGCACCACCGAGGCCACGGTGCGCAGCAGGATCAGCAGGTCCTGCCGCAGCGACCAGCCGTCGATGTAGAGGTTGTCGAAGCGGGCCCGGTCCTCGACGCAGGTGTCGCCGCGCAGTCCGTGCACCTGCGCCAGGCCGGTCATGCCCGGCGCCATCCGGTGCCGGGCGCCGTACTCCGGGCAGGTCCGGACGAACCGCTCGACGAAGAAGGGGCGTTCCGGGCGCGGCCCGACCAGGCTCATCTCGCCGCGCAGCACGTTCCACAGCTGCGGCAGCTCGTCCAGCGAGGTGCGCCGCAGCAGCCGGCCGGTCCGGCTCATCCGGTGCTCGCCGTCCAGGCTCCACCGCGTCGCCGCCTCATGTTCGTCGCACGGGTTCCAGGTGCGGAACTTCAGCAGGGTGAAGGGGCGGCCCCCTCGGCCGATACGTTCCTGCCGGAAGAGCACACCGGGCCCGTCGGCGAGCCGTACCGCGAGGGCGCAGCCCAGCAGCAGCGGGGCCGTGACCACCAGCGCCGCCGCGGCCAGCGTGAGATCCAGCAGCCGCTTGCCCGCGCCGCCGTGCCGGGGCGGGGCGGTGTCCAGCCGACGGCAGGCGAAGCCCCACAGATGGTCGCTGTCCGCATGCGGTGTCCGGCCCTCGCGGGCGGCCGCGGCACCGGCCAGCCAGACGGCCGAGCCCTGGTCGATGAAGCGGCGCAGCAGCGCGGTGGTGTGCGGATCGCCGTACGGCGGCAGGGTGAACACCACGTCCCGCACGGTGTGCTGGATGACCGCCCGGGTGATGTCCTGCGCGGAGCGGAGCCGCGGCAGCGGCGGACCGACGGGGCCCGGGGGCGCTACGGGCCCGCCGGGCGGCAGTGACGGCGGGCCGACCACACCCACCGGGCGCATCCCGTGCTCGGGACGCGCGTGCAGCACGGCGGCGAGCTGCCGGGCCGCCGGGTCGGTGCCGACGATCAGCGTGGCGCGCGGCCGGCGGCGGGCAGCCCGGCGGCGGGCCCGGTGGACAGCGGCCCGGCCGGCGCAGACCAGCGCGGTGTGCACCGCCACCGCCCCCGCCAGCAGGCCCGGCGACAGCGCCTGCCCGGGGCGTACGGCGGCGAGCACCGCGGCCGCCGCGCACCAGCAGACGGCGGCCCGGCCCAGCAGCGTCGGCAGCTCGTGCAGGGTGCGCGGGGCGGGTCCTGGACGGTAGAGACCGGCGTGGGCGTGGAGCAGCAGCAGCCCCGCCGGGAGGAGGCCGAGGGCGGCCGGTGCCGTGGCGGTGCCGAGGACGAGCAGCGCGGTGGCCGCGGTGGCCAGCGCGTCGGCGGCCATCAGCGGGGCGACGGTGCGCCGCCGTACGCCGCGGCCGGGCCGGGGCGGGGGCAGGGTGTCCCGCCCCGGCCCGCGGGGCGGGCGGACCGCGGCCGCCGGGCGGGGGACCGTCGGCGGCGGCGGGACCCGGGCGGAGCGGTACGCGTCCGCGCTCTCCGTCGTCATCGGCTCTCCGCTCTCCGCTCTCCGGGTACGGCGGGGAATTCCGGGGCGCCCGCTCAGTGCCCGGTGCCGGTCCGGCCGAAGAGCGCGCCGAGCGGATATCCGGGATTGCGGGTGGCGCGGCGGAACACCGGCCGATCGCCGCCGGACCGCGGTGCGGGCACGACGCCGAATACGCCGGAATCAAATCCGCGGGTGTTCCGGTAAGCCGGCCACCGCACCGCCATTCGGCCGAAATCGGGGCCCGTCGAATTCCGCATGCCCGTCGCCGGAATGGCGGAATTGCGCACCGGGTGTGTGCGATGCCGGCCGTCCCGGACCGGGCGTGTGTCAGGAATGCGGGCGGATTCCCCGGAAACCGCCGCCATTGCCGAAGACGAGGTGGCCGACCATGCCAAGGACGCCGACGCGCATACGACGCAGTGCCCGGTGCGGTCCATCGA contains these protein-coding regions:
- a CDS encoding exopolysaccharide biosynthesis polyprenyl glycosylphosphotransferase, giving the protein MTTESADAYRSARVPPPPTVPRPAAAVRPPRGPGRDTLPPPRPGRGVRRRTVAPLMAADALATAATALLVLGTATAPAALGLLPAGLLLLHAHAGLYRPGPAPRTLHELPTLLGRAAVCWCAAAAVLAAVRPGQALSPGLLAGAVAVHTALVCAGRAAVHRARRRAARRRPRATLIVGTDPAARQLAAVLHARPEHGMRPVGVVGPPSLPPGGPVAPPGPVGPPLPRLRSAQDITRAVIQHTVRDVVFTLPPYGDPHTTALLRRFIDQGSAVWLAGAAAAREGRTPHADSDHLWGFACRRLDTAPPRHGGAGKRLLDLTLAAAALVVTAPLLLGCALAVRLADGPGVLFRQERIGRGGRPFTLLKFRTWNPCDEHEAATRWSLDGEHRMSRTGRLLRRTSLDELPQLWNVLRGEMSLVGPRPERPFFVERFVRTCPEYGARHRMAPGMTGLAQVHGLRGDTCVEDRARFDNLYIDGWSLRQDLLILLRTVASVVRLEGR